The genome window AACAATTTTGCCCATAGGTCTTATTGTCCCTATTATAAAAATGTGTAAAGGAACCAGGGCATCGTGGCTATTTGTTCTTGTGGAGTAGTTTTTTCAAAATATAACCAGTCATCATCCGATTTATATGTTCAAATCCCGTACTGCCGATCAGGTCGACAGCCTTGATCTCTGTGAGATAGCACTCATCACTATCAACATGTTTCTTTTCTACTTTTATTGGATATTCGGCATCAAAGGCGAGCATGAATTCCTTCAAGGGAACATTGAAAATGCCCTTTTCCGAATATTCGGAAATCAAATTCTCCAGATCCCTTCGATTGTTTGATAGTCGTTCGATCTCTTTCTCAATCGCGCCCCGAGCTGAGGTAATCTTACCAAAATAAAACTGCAATTCGTTTGGATTTTCGATCTCTTTTAACCTTTCCAGTCCTTTTTTCAGTGCCCCTTCCAGAATGTTGATTGCCTTTTGGATTTTATCCTGGGCATCAAGGAGAAAAGAAAGGTAGGTTTCAATCAACTGGAAAGAAGGCATCTTTTCGAGGTTATCATAAAAGAGCTGTCCGAAAGGTTTGCAAAAAGGACCCTTCTCCGAATCCTCCATATCATCAAAGATCATTTTTCATTCCTCCTTGCCTTTTTCTAACGTCTTTGCATAGGCAACCACAATACGGCCCAGGCGTCGGTAACCAGCCTTGAGATACCATTTTCTCATCCACTGGGCAAAAGCTCTTTTGATTTCATCGGGTAGCTGGTTAAATTCCTCTTTTGCCTGTTGGGCGGCTTCGTCCATAACAGCAAAAAGTTCCTCATTCGATTGGCCTTCTTTCATATTAAGCCTCCTTTATACTAACTATTATTTTATATAGCATCCCTCAATTGTCAATTGCAAAGGATAATTTAAATGGAACCGGAATCCAGTTTTTTCTCTTTTTTGATAGGTAATAGGAGTTTTAATTCTCTGAGAGTAAGAATTAGAAGAAAGATAAAAAATGGAATCAAAATGTTGAAAATCCACAATTCTTTTAAGTATGGCGGATATAAGTTTCGAAAATCAGTGAAATCGGCTCTTGACTGTTTATAAAAAATGTGTAAGCTTTTTCCAATGGCGGGAGGAAAAATAAAAATTTCCTTCATTATCTTTCTCCTTTTAAATGGTGCCGAGGCGGGAAAGGCTAAGTTATTTGGAATTATGGGATTTACTACCAGTATTGTGGCCATCGCCGCCGATATTGGGAGTGAGCATTTTTATGATAAATATCAAAATGCTACTGCGCCTGAAGATTGTCTCAGATATCGGAAAATAACCCAATTCTATGAAAAAGTCCGCGATATTTCCTTCGGGTTCGCTGTGATCAACTTTTCCCTCAGCACGATTTTTTTGCTCAATGAGCCCAAAGAATTTGAATTAGATATAAATTACCAAAAGGGAAAGATATGTTTCGGTATGTTAAAATCGTGCTGGTAATAATCATTTTTGGTTGTGAACATAAAAAATTTTTCAATCCTCATGACCCAGCGAATCTCCCACCACCTCCCGAATTGCTATACCCCGAAGATAATTCGATCTTCATGGACAACCCGCCTTTTTTTCAATGGGATTTAAAAGAAGATTCTTTGAATCCTTTTTATGGTGGTGATATTACCTTTGAATTGCAGGTAAATACCAACTCGGATTTCAATGGTGCGCCGTCTTTTTCATGCATAACCTCATACTGTATTTATCTTCCTGTAAAACTCTTTGGCGATTCAACTTATTATTGGCGTGTGCGGGCAAAATATAATGAAACGGATTGGGGAGAATGGTCAAAGGTGAATAGATTCAGGGTCCGATTCCCGGCAGTTGGTACCCTTTCTATTCCGCATTATAATGATGATATGATATTACATCTAAATTACGCTTTTATCGCTCACCTTCCCGGATTATATGTGATTGATATTACTAATCCATCAAATCCACAGATGGTTTGCTTTTATTCAGATACCATTTCCCAATTTTCAAAAATTGCTATAAAAGAATACAATCTTTATGCCATTGGTGGGTATAAGCTGGGCGAATATGACATGCACAACGTTTCATCACCACTACCTAAGCGCTACCTCACTTTACCGTATTCGGCACGTGACCTTGTCCTGTGGGGAAATTTTATATACGCAACAACATGGGCTCAAACTTATAAAATAAATGCGGTGGATCCTGATTCATTGTATATAGTTGATTCATTCTCCTGTTCGGGAAGTCTGATTGATGTTAAAGATAATTATTTATTTATATTGGATGCTGTTATATTGTATATAATTGAATTAACCACCAACAATATTTCAACCAGACATTTACCAGGGACTGCTTCTTCACTGTGGTTCTCCGAAAACTATTGCTTCATTGCTGGTAATAAGGTCTGGGTTTATGATATTACTGAACCATTAAATCCAATTCTGGTCACAACTATTGATAAATCAGCATATACAATATCAGCATCCGGCAGATATTTATTTTTTTCTACTTACGATTACCAGTATCAGATTAATGTACTTTGTATTTACGATGTCAGCAACATTTCAAACCCACAATACCTTGCGACGATAAAATATTGTGGAGGTTTAATCGGTACCGATGGAAACTTTATCTATCTTACTGAACAAGCATTTTATGTTATAAAATATGAATAAAAGATTGAAAAGATTGATTTTTATTTTTTTTATCTTTATTGCCTGTATTAAATTTGAATTTGAATCGCCTTATGAAGATGCAAATGGAATTTATCTCCAATGGCTGGGTATTTATCCAATTGCCGCTGATAAATTTGTCATAACCGACCGGTTCGGCTACTTTCTTGATATAGGTTATTCTGCTTCAAAAATAGAAAAATATACCATTTCTATTGATTCCTGCCATTATATGTGTAGATATATCCGAAATGGAACGGTAAATGATTTTAAAGTGGAAAATGAATATGGATTTTTAGCAATACCTTCTTTCGGGTTGGAAATAATAAACTTCCAGGGCGAAACGCCATTTCTATACGGAGAACTGTCGCTACCTGGTGGTGCACAACTTATTGAAATTTCAGGAGATTATGCCTACATAATCGGTGATAGCACATTCTATATTATTGATATCACTAATAAAAAAGAACCAAAAAAATTGAGTGAAATTAAATTTGCCAAAAAGATTCAGGATTTTGAAATTGAAGGAGATTTTGCATTTATTCTTTTGGAAGCAATACTACCAAATCTGGCTGTTGATTTTTTGATATTAAACATAGGGAATAAAAATTCCCCCGAAATAATTACTCATTCTTGTAAAGATGAAATATTGCCGGTAAAAATGTTTGCGGTAAGTGATGATTATATTTATTTCCTGTCCGAGATGAATACACTTTTTAATTACAAATGGGATTCGGAAATCAATCTTTTGGTTGGAGCATCTTTGTCTTTCCCCAATGCCGCAAATTATCTATTTGTCAAGGGAAAACAAGGACTCCTCATGGGTAATGGTTTCCTCCACCTTCTTAACCTCACTTATCCTGAAACACCCTGTGTCTGCGAAACGATCAGCCTCCAGGGGAATTTCACATACGGAATGATTGATAAAAATTATATTTATGTTTTATCACCTTATCTAAATATTATTGAGATAAAAGAGATACCAAAATGAATCTTTTTCTTTACCTTTTTGCAGTATCAATTTCTGGTAAAGTCTTTAATATTGATACGGGCGAACCACTCGCGGCACACATTTATTTGGTAGAGTTGAACCAGACATTCATCTCCGATTCTACGGGAAAGTTTTTTATTGAAGGATTGCATCCGGATAGTTATACAATCATCACCAGCCATGTGGGATTTAAGGAAGATACTCTTAACATTGACTTAAAGAACTTTGAGCATTTCTCATTAAGTATCGGGCTCCAAATTATTCCCATACCCTTGGAGCCGATTGCGGTAATTGAGAAAAAGAATTTTGAAAGCACAATCGGGGTTTCAAACCCAGAAGAGATTCAAATAATTCCGGGGCTAATAAAAGATATCTTTAAAGCCATCCAAACCTTACCCGGCGTAAGCACCCCTTCGGATTATCTGGGATTGATATATATGCGAGGTGGCGAGTTATATGAAAATGCGATTTATTACGATAATCTTGAAGTCATTGCGCCCTACCATTATTTTGGAGTAGGTTCCGCATTTAATACGGATTTAGTTGAAGAAGTAGAACTTTACAGCGGTGTATTTCCTGCCCGTCATGGGGATGCAATTTCTTCGGTCCTGAATATCAAATCAAAGAAGCCCGCAAGGTTGATCAGTGGAAACTTGAGTCTTGATTTATTAGAAGCGAAGTATCTTTATCTGTGCCCGGTTAATACCACCTGCTCTTTCATTTTTTCGTCCAAAAGGAACTACCTGGACCTTTTGCTAAAGAATATAGGAATTTTAAAAGATGTGATACTACCTTATTATATTGACCATCAGGGTAAAATTCTTCTTTATACCAAGTTTGGTGAATTTGGTATTTTGGGTTTAAAGAGTAGAGAGGGGATGAATATAACGACTTCTTTTGCCAGCGAAGCCCTAGAATTAAAAGTTGGAGGTTCAGGGAATACCCTGGGGGCAGACTGGAATTGGACAGTAACTGATAATGCAAAAGTTTCAATTTCCACATTTTATACGGATATGGAGCGCGAGCTTTTTGGCGCAATCCCTCAATTTGAAAATGCCCGCACGAGCGAGAAGATATTGAAAGAGAAATACGGCTTGAATTGTGCTGGGCAATTTGATTTCAATATTCTAAAATTTGAAACCGGGGGTGGTTACGGTAAATTCAAATTTATACACCAGGGACAGAAGGTCGAAGACTTATTATACGGATTAAAATTGTTTGATTACTCATTGGAAGTTGATACATTTGATAACTATAAGTTTATATACTTGTCCGAACAGTTCTTTACATTAGAACCATTAATCGCTGAATTCGGGCAAAGGGTGGATTGGTTTCCGGTGATTGAAAAACCAAATTTCTCACCGCGCCTGAGACTTATTTATGACCAAAATCCCCGGCTTTATGCTGGTTGGGGTTATCACTTTCAAACTCCGCCTTTGGAATATGAATTACATAACCCCGAGCCCATCTATGCTCAATGTCTGAATTTAGGCTTGGATTACTCCTTCATTAAATATTATACAGTTAGGGTTGAGTATTATCGAAAAAAATATCACAATCTGATTAGAATGGGTAATAACTGGTTTGAAACGAAAGGGAAGGGTGAGGCTACAGGATACGAATTGATGATTAAACGTGCTCAAGATAATAGTTTTTGGTGGCTCTCTTATGGTTTCTTATTGGTACGCCGTCCAGCACCCTATGATTTTGAAGACCCCGAAAAACCCAATAATGAGCATAGACTTAATTTGGTGGTTTACCGAAAGATAACAAAAAAACTTGGCGCCAGCGCGCGAGTTCATCTTGCCACCGGAAATTATTATTATGAAGTCATTGGCAGAAAATGGGAATTTGAAAGATGGGTACCGGTTTATGCCCCAAAGCGAACGAGCCTACCATCTTATCAGCGGATTGATATTGAAATACAAAGGCAGATTTCCTTTTTAGGATTTTCTGGTGAAATCTACCTCGCAATTTTAAATGTCACCAATCATCGTAATATTCAGGGTTATTTATATAACCAAGATTGGACAATGCGTAAGGCATACTATATGATGCCCAGATTGCCACTGATTGGAATAAGATTAAAATTTTAGATGCTGCTTATTATCTCAGAAATGAAGGAGAAAATCTACAAATTTATTACAAAATCAAGATTTATAAAGCTTTACAGCCTTATAATGTTAATCTGTTATTGCCACAGAGATGAAACTTCTTTGAGGTATGACACAAATCCTGCCTGGTCACCGGATGGAAATTATATTGCTTTTTGTCGTATGATTAAAGAAGATCTCCTTGATACACTTAAACCAGATGAATTAGATTATTCAATCCTTGGTGATGTGGGAATCAAATTATTGGATTTAAATACTGGAAAAGAACAAATTTTGGTTCACACCTTTTCCGAACTTGATTGGACAAAGGACAGTAGATGGATAATCTATGAAGGTATCTATAAAGTTGATGCAAAGAATGGAAAAATCATGAGAATATTGATAGATACATTCTCATTTTATCCGGTTGTTTCTCCTGATGGTTCAAGAATTCTTTATTGTAGTACTCCGCCTGATTCAATTACACCGGCTGGCTCTGGTATTTATCTTACCGACATTACTGGAAGTTATAGAAAATATCTTGTCTGCGGTCTATACCCGGATTGGCACCCATCTGGTGATAGATTTCTATTTTGCAATGGCTTTAATCTATGCATTGCTGACACAAATGGGAATATTATTAAAACTATCATTGAAAATAAAAATATCCGAAGCCCGAGGTTCTCACCTGATGGCTCAAAAATCATCTATTGCGATGGGTATACTGAGGGAGAAAATGAGAAAGATGCATATATTTATTTAATTGATACGCTGGTAGTGGAACAAAAAATAATAACTCAGGGAATCGAACCGTGTTGGTCGCCTGATGGCAAAGAGATAGTCTTCTCTGGATATGATGACACTAATGGTGGAATGGTCTTATGGATTATGGATATAGATGGCAATAATATAAAGAAAGATCACCGACCCGGACTGAAAAAGTGCTTCGCTTTTTTGTAAGTATCACGGCTGGGAGCGTTCCTATAGAAATTCTTAATTATTGTCTGATATTGACTTATACGAGAAAATAGGTATACTTTAAGGCTATGGAGGTCAATTTGCGTCCAATTCTTACAATTTTATTTTTATTGAGTCTCTGCGGGGCAGAGAAGGTGGTGATAACGAGAAATAAAAACTATAATCCACCTCCACTTCCACAATCCAATATAAAAATTAACCTTGTCAGTTCAAAAGGGATTGAAACAAAATCACCCCAGATGTTAAAGACAACCCATTTCTTTAAAGAATTTGGCCTGCCACGTCCCAAATTAGGCGCAAGAATGCAGAATCTGCGCATACTTGTTTTAAGGGCAGAGTTTGTTGAGGACAACGATTCTTTGACTACGGGAAATGGTAAGATGGACCTTAAAGGATTTGGCTCACCATCAGATGGCCTTTTTTATGACCCACCCCATACCAAAAAATATTTTGAAAGACAGATGGATTTTTTGCGCAATTACTATAGAGCTAATTCATTTGGTCATTGCAATATAACATATACGGTAAAACCCGACCGTCCAACCGAGTGTTATCAATTGCCGCATAAGATGGCTTATTACAGTGGATATGATCACTTTGATCCCCGGACGGGGTTTGTCTATTTTAATACTTATGCCATGGAGATGGGCATGGTCCGGTTGGTTGCCGATGCAATTGCCGCTGCGGACCAAGACGAGACCGTTGATTTTTCCGATTATGATGCAATTATTGTGTTCCATGCCGGAACGATGCTGCAAACGAGCGTTAATTTTTTGAGATTCCGCGATATCCCGGCGGCGACCATTCCCCCTGGCGCACTGGAATATTATCTTGGCGTACCCTATATTATTGCCAATAATGGGACGGATACAATTCAATGCCCGATATGTTGTTTATCAGAGATGGCAAGGGTTGACTGGTACATGGCTGGTGCACTTGGAACCACAGTCCATGAATTCGGTCATGTTCTTGGTTTACCTGACTTGTATGATGTTAGCGGCTGGTCAAACGGCGTTGGTGCATTTGATCTGATGGGGACCGGTGGTTGGGTTGGAATGCCGGATGCTGGTGTGCCGGAAGGTTCAATCCCCGCAAATCTGGGTGCCTGGACAAGGTACTTTTTTGGACATTATACAAATGACCCAGTTTGGGTTGAGCCAGTGGTGGTAGACCATCCTGAAAGTCTTTTGACCCTGCGGGCTTCAGCAGTAGATACTACCCAATTTGGGATTGCCCAAAAGACGATGGTAAAGATTCCAATTTCGCCCACAGAATTCTTTTTGATTGAAAACCGTCAGCAGGATATTAAACAAAAAGATACCATCGTTATTGATGTTGAAGATGGTGTTCCAGTTTATGTGGAACATGGCGAGTTTGATTTCTTTTTACCAGGAAGCGGAATTTTAATCTGGCATATTGATGATAATGTGATATATGCAAATTACGGCTCCAATACAATCCAGATTGATCCGAAACATAAAGGCATTGATGTGGAAGAAGCCGATGGTATCCAGCATTTTGATGCCTATGTGTATTTTGATACACTTGAATATTATGGTTCCAAGTATGATTTATTTTTTGTTGATGATTCTAATAAATCTAACCGCAAATTCGGTTCATTTACCAACCCCAATTCTGATAGTTATTTTGGTAAATCACTTTTGAATATAGAGATTTTTTCAAAACTTGATACCTTGATGAGCTTTTCAGTTAATTTTGATATCTATCAAAAAGGATTTCCGGTTTCCCTGCCGGTGCGGAAAACGATTCATTCCTTGAATTACGGCGACCTTGATGGTAATGGCGATATGGAAATAGTTGCGACAACCCGTTATGGACATATCTATGTTTATAACCATGACGGCACTCCTTATCGCTCAGCAATGGTTGATACAATCACCACATTTACCGCAATCGGTGATATAAACAATGACGGTGCTGAAGATATTGTATTTGGCTCAGGATTTAATTTACGGGTTTTGGATGGAATTACTCTTACACCATTAACAAACTTTCCATTCAGGACCGATGGCATAATTCTTGGTGCGCCTTTATTGTTTGATATAAATGGCGATAATAAACTTGAAATAATATTTGGTTCCGAGGATAGAAAACTATATTGTCTGAATAGTGATGGAACAAATATTGCAAACTTCCCGATTTATCTCAATTCCTGGATTTATTCCACACCCTGTGTTTTTGATGAGACTAATAGAACCATTGGTGTCCTTGGTGCAGATGGCAGATTCTGGCTTATAAATAAAGACGGCGTAGTAAAGGAATATACTGAATCCCAGCATAATATGCTCACATATTCATCACCAGTAGTGGGTGATATAGACCGAGATGGTAAGCTTGAAGCGGTAATTGTGAATGGCTATGGAACTTTTTATATCTATGGTTCAGATACCTTAGAACAGAAATTTGAAACCTGGATTGATACTGTCTTTTATTATACACCGGCGCTCGCGGATATTGATAAGGATGGCTATCTTGAAATTATCTCACCCAATAGTAGCAAGACCCTTTATGTCTTCAATCGTAATGGCACAATTGAAAATGATTTTCCGCTGAATACAGATGCAAAGATTTTATATCCACTCGTTATTGCCGAACTTGATACAATCAGTAGAGAAGAAATTGTCTTCGGTCTTGGACCCAAAGATAGTTTAAGTTCGGGACAATTGAAGATTATTTATAATCGCAATCATGAATTTGCATTTTCACCATTGTTCGGTGATGGTGGATTTTCTTCGCCCGGGTTTGTAGCAGATATTGATTTTGATGGTGATTTAGAACTTGCCTGTGGTAGCGATTCTGGAAAGATTTATATTTGGGATTTCCCGGGTAGAACTGCTTCCTGGAGTGGTTATATGAATTCAAATAAAAACTGGGGATTGTATAGGGGTGTTTATTTCGAAATTTCACAATCTTCAGACCTTATTGGTTCTTTTTATATTTATCCATCACCGGTGAAAGGAAAAGGAACAGTGCGTTTCTTTCTTTATCAGAATGCTGAAGTGAAGGTTGATATCTTGGATATTACCGGACATAGAATTGGTGGTATGAAGGTATATGACACGACACCGAATGAATATAACGAATGCTATTTTAATTTTAAAAATCAATCTAATGGTGTATATATCTTGCGCATTGAAGCGAAGAATAAGAATAAAAAAGAAGTGAAATTTAAGAAATTTGCCGTGCTGAAGTAACAAGGGGGTAAGGTGTTTTTAGGGTTAGGACTAATATTATTTCAAGGTATGAATCCGATCCTTGCCTCGGCAATAATGCCGGGTTGGGGTGAATGGATTCTGCAGAAGAAGAATGAAGCCCGGACATTCTTCATCATTGAAGGAACATTATGGACCTCTTATTACACCTTCAATTATTTTGGAGTTAAACTGGAAAAATCATCGCGGATTTTTGCCTTTGAACATGCTGGTGCCAATCCTCTACGCAAGGATAAGGAATATTTTGATAATCTTGAAGATTTTAATTCCTCGGATGAATATAATTTGCTGATAGAACATGAGGCGAGTCAATATTATCCTGATGATCCGGTAAGACAACAGGAATACATTAAAGAAAACGGTTATTTCGGTGAGGATTCTTGGGAATGGGATGCGCTGGACAATAGAAATATTTACTGGGAGAGACGAAAAGCTGCCCGCGAAAATTTGCGCCGGGCTTCTTTTATTACGGGCTTCCTGATCATCAACCGGCTTGTTTCGGTAGTCAATGTGGCAATATTCAAGCAAGAGTCCGGATTTGGCTTGGAAGTAGAACCTGGAAAATTGGGGATAGGTTTGAGATTTTAGATTTCAGCGTTGTAGAATTCAGCTTTGGGATTGCTCCTGTTACATTTCATTCCTGAGTCTTCTCCACATTTTTATCGAATGTTTTATTTGGAAACGATGAGGCCTGTAGGCAAGATTTTTAAAGATAATCAATCAACCAATTGTCGGGCAGGGCTTTAGCCTTGCATAAATAAAAAATGCCAACCTGAAGTGTCAGGTGGTAACCGGTAAAATGGTAGACGCAGGCTTTAGCCTGCGGATAAATGTTTTTAAATCCCAGGGTATTTCGCACCCTTTTGCGTGCCTAATAATTTCACAAAGTGGATATCATTCATATTGACTTGTATGCGATTTTATATATAATTTCTCATTAAAGGAGGTTAAATGATTGAGCGCATCAAGGGGATACTCTTCAGTCCTAAGGTGGAATGGGAAAAAATTAAAGGTGAACCGACGACCATTGCCCAGGTCCTTACAGGCTACGCCGCACCACTGGCATTGATTCCAGCGATATTTGGTTTTTTAGGATATATTTTGATCGGGGTTAATTTTGGAATGTTCGGCTTTGTTCGATATCCTTTGGTCTCGGCGTTGGTTTGGGCAATAGTCTGGTTTATACTAACGCTCGTTGGGCTTTACATTGAAGGGATTGTAATAAATGCCCTGGCACCTTCTTTTGATTCTGCTCCTAATCCCACCAATGCCTTCAAACTTGCGGTATATTCCATGACCCCTTATTTTGTTGCGGGAGTACTTTATATCATTCCGGTTTTAGGTGTATTGGTCATGTTGATTTCTCTTTATGGACTTTACCTTATGTACCTGGGCATGCCCGTGATGATGTCCACACCAAAGGAGAAGGTGATCGGTTATATGATTGTGGCAATCATAGTGATGTTTGTGATAAACATCATAATTGGGGCAATTGCTGGTGGTATTCTCGCTGCGACCTATCGTCCAATCTGGAGGTTTTAAAAACTAATCAGGAACAATTTTAGTTCCAAAATCTCCCAAAAAAGCCTTTTTCGCATTTTCCAGTGAAGTTATGATGACTTCACTACCTCCGGCTTCAAGGAATTTAATGCCAGCCTCAATTTTCGGGCCCATGCTCCCCGGAGGAAAATGCCCTTCCTGAAGATATCTCTTTGCCTCACTGAGTGTAATCTTTTCTAATCTTTTTTGGTCGGGTTTTTTGTAATTGAGATAAACATAATCAACCGCAGTTAGGATTGCCAGGACTTGCGCCTTGATAT of candidate division WOR-3 bacterium contains these proteins:
- a CDS encoding carboxypeptidase-like regulatory domain-containing protein, coding for MNLFLYLFAVSISGKVFNIDTGEPLAAHIYLVELNQTFISDSTGKFFIEGLHPDSYTIITSHVGFKEDTLNIDLKNFEHFSLSIGLQIIPIPLEPIAVIEKKNFESTIGVSNPEEIQIIPGLIKDIFKAIQTLPGVSTPSDYLGLIYMRGGELYENAIYYDNLEVIAPYHYFGVGSAFNTDLVEEVELYSGVFPARHGDAISSVLNIKSKKPARLISGNLSLDLLEAKYLYLCPVNTTCSFIFSSKRNYLDLLLKNIGILKDVILPYYIDHQGKILLYTKFGEFGILGLKSREGMNITTSFASEALELKVGGSGNTLGADWNWTVTDNAKVSISTFYTDMERELFGAIPQFENARTSEKILKEKYGLNCAGQFDFNILKFETGGGYGKFKFIHQGQKVEDLLYGLKLFDYSLEVDTFDNYKFIYLSEQFFTLEPLIAEFGQRVDWFPVIEKPNFSPRLRLIYDQNPRLYAGWGYHFQTPPLEYELHNPEPIYAQCLNLGLDYSFIKYYTVRVEYYRKKYHNLIRMGNNWFETKGKGEATGYELMIKRAQDNSFWWLSYGFLLVRRPAPYDFEDPEKPNNEHRLNLVVYRKITKKLGASARVHLATGNYYYEVIGRKWEFERWVPVYAPKRTSLPSYQRIDIEIQRQISFLGFSGEIYLAILNVTNHRNIQGYLYNQDWTMRKAYYMMPRLPLIGIRLKF
- a CDS encoding FG-GAP-like repeat-containing protein is translated as MEVNLRPILTILFLLSLCGAEKVVITRNKNYNPPPLPQSNIKINLVSSKGIETKSPQMLKTTHFFKEFGLPRPKLGARMQNLRILVLRAEFVEDNDSLTTGNGKMDLKGFGSPSDGLFYDPPHTKKYFERQMDFLRNYYRANSFGHCNITYTVKPDRPTECYQLPHKMAYYSGYDHFDPRTGFVYFNTYAMEMGMVRLVADAIAAADQDETVDFSDYDAIIVFHAGTMLQTSVNFLRFRDIPAATIPPGALEYYLGVPYIIANNGTDTIQCPICCLSEMARVDWYMAGALGTTVHEFGHVLGLPDLYDVSGWSNGVGAFDLMGTGGWVGMPDAGVPEGSIPANLGAWTRYFFGHYTNDPVWVEPVVVDHPESLLTLRASAVDTTQFGIAQKTMVKIPISPTEFFLIENRQQDIKQKDTIVIDVEDGVPVYVEHGEFDFFLPGSGILIWHIDDNVIYANYGSNTIQIDPKHKGIDVEEADGIQHFDAYVYFDTLEYYGSKYDLFFVDDSNKSNRKFGSFTNPNSDSYFGKSLLNIEIFSKLDTLMSFSVNFDIYQKGFPVSLPVRKTIHSLNYGDLDGNGDMEIVATTRYGHIYVYNHDGTPYRSAMVDTITTFTAIGDINNDGAEDIVFGSGFNLRVLDGITLTPLTNFPFRTDGIILGAPLLFDINGDNKLEIIFGSEDRKLYCLNSDGTNIANFPIYLNSWIYSTPCVFDETNRTIGVLGADGRFWLINKDGVVKEYTESQHNMLTYSSPVVGDIDRDGKLEAVIVNGYGTFYIYGSDTLEQKFETWIDTVFYYTPALADIDKDGYLEIISPNSSKTLYVFNRNGTIENDFPLNTDAKILYPLVIAELDTISREEIVFGLGPKDSLSSGQLKIIYNRNHEFAFSPLFGDGGFSSPGFVADIDFDGDLELACGSDSGKIYIWDFPGRTASWSGYMNSNKNWGLYRGVYFEISQSSDLIGSFYIYPSPVKGKGTVRFFLYQNAEVKVDILDITGHRIGGMKVYDTTPNEYNECYFNFKNQSNGVYILRIEAKNKNKKEVKFKKFAVLK
- a CDS encoding Yip1 family protein — translated: MIERIKGILFSPKVEWEKIKGEPTTIAQVLTGYAAPLALIPAIFGFLGYILIGVNFGMFGFVRYPLVSALVWAIVWFILTLVGLYIEGIVINALAPSFDSAPNPTNAFKLAVYSMTPYFVAGVLYIIPVLGVLVMLISLYGLYLMYLGMPVMMSTPKEKVIGYMIVAIIVMFVINIIIGAIAGGILAATYRPIWRF